The Natrinema amylolyticum genome includes the window CGATCGACGCACTCTACGGCTACGGGCTCGACGTCGGTCGCGCGTTCCAGATCCAGGACGACGTCCTCGACCTGACGGTCCCCAGCGAGCAACTCGGCAAACAACGAGGGAGCGACCTCGTCGAGAACAAACAGACGCTGATCACCGTCCACGCCCGCAACCAGGGCGTCGACGTCGACAATCTGGTCGACACCGACGACGTCGACGCGGTCACCGAGGCGGAGATCGACGACGCGGTCGCCGAACTCGAGGCGGCGGGCTCGATCTCCTACGCCAACGAGACGGCCCGCGATCTGGTCGAGCAGGGGAAGAATCGCCTCGAGGTCGTACCGGACAACGAGGCCCGCGAGTTGCTCTGTGAACTCGCGGATTACCTGATCCAGCGCGGGTACTGAGAGGGACCGTCCCCATCGAGTCGGTCGCGGACCTCGGACCCGCGGTTTTTGGCCGTTCGTCGCACTCGAGCGACGCGTGTCGTCTCACGGCGCGAAACCGAGAGCGACGATCAGACACTGAGACGCTGCGATGGTCCCTACGAGCGCTATCTGCAATGCTCGAGCGAACGGATGATCGGATAATAGAGACGGGACGAGGGCAGATCGCGACGGCGAACGTGGACCCGGCCGACACCCCGAATCGCGAGGGTTTTGGGCCGGGCGCGAATACCGGTCGATAATGGAAGACGAGTTACGCGAGCGCGTCGAGCGCGAGGCCGAGAAGCACGCGCTGTTGAACGCCGTCAAACACGAGAGCGACGCCGCGGTCGGTGCCGTAATGGGGCCGCTGATGGGCGACAACCCGGACTTTCGAGAGCACTCCGACGCCGTCCCCGGCGTCGTCGGCGGCGTCGTGAGTCGCGTCAACGACCTCGCGTACGAGGAGAAACGAGCCCGTCTCGAGGAACTCGCACCCGAGGAACTCGCCGAGATCGAGGCCGAGGAGGAGGAAGACAAACACGACCTCCCGGATCTCCCCAATGCGGACGACTACGACGAGATCCGGATGCGGTGTGCGCCGAACCCGAACGGGCCCTGGCACGTCGGCCACGCCCGGATGCCCGCCGTCATCGGCACCTATCGCGAGCGCTACGACGGCTGGTTCTGCGTGCGGTTCGACGACACTGACCCCGAGACCAAGCGACCCGACCTCGAGGCCTACGACGCGATCCTCGAGGATCTCGACTATCTCGGCTTCGAGCCCGACGCGACCTACAAGGCGAGCGACCGCCTCGAGACCTACTACGACCACGCCCGCGAACTGATCGAGATGGGCGGGGCCTACACCTGCTCGTGTTCGGGCGAGGCGTTCTCGGAGCTGAAGAACTCGGGCGAGGCCTGTCCCCACCGCGAGAAGGACCAGGAGACCGTCCTCGAGGAGTTCGAGGCCATGATCGACGGCGAGTACAGCAGCGGCGAGCTGGTCCTGCGGGTCAAGACCGACATCGAACACAAGAACCCGGCGCTGCGCGACTGGGTGGCCTTCCGGATGATCGACACGCCACACCCGCGCGAGGAGGCCAGCGAGTACCGCTGTTGGCCCATGCTCGACTTCCAGTCGGGCGTCGACGATCACCTGCTCGAGATCACCCACATCATCCGCGGGATCGACTTACAGGACTCCGCGAAGCGCCAGCAGTTCGTCTACGACTACTTCGGGTGGGAGTATCCGGAAGTCATCCACTGGGGGCACGTCCAGCTCGACGACTACGACGTCAAGATGAGCACGTCGACGATCGCCGAGCTGATCGAGGAAGGGAAACTCGACGGTTGGGACGACCCGCGAGCGCCGACGCTCAAGAGCCTGCGCCGGCGCGGCATCCGCGGCGAGGCCATCGTCGAGGCGATGACCGGACTCGGCACCTCGACCACCGACGTCGACCTCGCGATGAGTTCGATCTACGCGAACAACCGCGACCTGATCGACGAGGAGACCGACCGCCGCTTTTTCGTCCGCGACGGAAACCAGATCCCGCTCGCCGGCGATCCGCCCGCCGAAGCGAACCCGCCGCTTCACCCCAATCACGAGGAGCGCGGTGTTCGCGAGATCCCCGTCGGTGACTCCGTCATGCTCGAGCTCGGGGACATTCCCGACGGAGACGAGAGCGAGGAGCAGCGCATCTGGCTGAAGGGATTCGGCTGTTTCCGGTTCGACGACGGCGTCCTCCGATACACCGGCGACGATATCGACGTCGTCCGCGAGGGCGGTGTCGACGTCATCCACTGGGTGCCCGCCGACGGGAGAGTCCCCGTCCGCATGCGAACGATGGACGGCGACGTGACGGGGCACGCGGAACCGGGCGTCGCCGACCTCGAGCCCGACGAGATGGTGCAGTTCGAGCGGGTCGGCTTCGCACGAATCGATCGCCACGACCGCGACGAGGACGACGAGGAGACGGTCGCGTACTACGCGCATCCCTGATTCGAGCGCTCGAAGCGCTATCGACCTCGAGTCGGGAGCAGTCCGCGGGCGTTACTGTGAGTCGCGCGACCGGAGCGTGACGGTCAGTCCCGTCGTCCGGCCGAACTTGACCTGAACGTCGCCCGCGACCCGCTCGTATCCCGCCGCGGTCGTCACGATGCGGTGTCGACCGTGCTCGAGCTCGAGTTCGAACTCGCCGTCGTCATCGACCGCCGTTCGCGCGCCGTCCGTCCAAACGGTCGCGCCGTCGACGGGGGTTCCGGTCTCGTCGACGACGGTGCCGTCGATCCGTCCCGTCTCCGCGATCTCGTCGTCGCCCTCGGCGAGCTGGACCCAGCCGAAGGCCGTCTCGCCGTCTTCGACCAGTACCTCCTGATAGCCGTCGCTGTATCCCTCGGCGTTCGTGACCAGGATCTCCCACCAGCCCTCGCTCACCTGAAATCCCTTCTCCCAGTTTTCACCGTCGGGAGCCGATCCGAGCGGTGCGGTAACGCCGTATCGCTCGTCACCGAAGACCGTGATCTCACACGGGATCGTCCGACCGCCGCCGACGGGCGTCGCGGAGACCTCCAGATCACCGCTGCCGGGACCCCACTCGCGCTCGAGGCCGACGTCCATCGAGACCGTCTCGCCGTCCGCGACGTTGACCGCGATCGATCGAGACGCGTAGCCCGGCGCAGTCACCGAGAGTGTATACTCGCCGCGATCGATCTCGAGGGAGTACGACCCCGACTCGTCCGTTCTGGTACTGTTCTCGTCAGCCGTCACCGTCGCGTCTGCGACCGGGCGTCCGAAGTGCGTTACCGTGCCCTCGATGCGAGCGCTGCCGGTCGCGCCGGTCGAATCGGTGTCGGCCGCGCCGACTCCGGTCGCGGCTCCGATCAGTCCGGACCCGACGAGGGCCGTCCGCTGAAGAAACGTTCGGCGATAGTTCGACATCTGGTATCGACTGGACGAGAGGGCGATCGGTTCATAACCCTTCGGTCCGAGAAAACGGCCATTGAGGCTGAGAAACCCGAAATATTGTATTATAGCCTCAATCGAATATCCCTGAAACCGGCCCGGTTTGCCGTCGAGGACTGTGGGAGTAGTCGGGCGATGAACGACTCGAGCGGCGGTCGCTATCGATCCCGACTACTCGAGCAAGTCCTCGCTCCGGTCGGGGAGCGGGTCAGCGACGACACCGTCCCGTCGACCCAGTACGCGGGCGTGGGCGGCACAGACGAGGCGGTTCTCGTCCCAGGGAATGTGTAGCTCGACCGCGGCGGGGCGCTCGCAGTCGGACTCGGAACACTCCATTCGTTCGTGTGAACGACACCCACGGCTTCAGTCTTTCCCGCGATCAGAGCACGAAGACGGCCACGACGAACCCGAGCAGGACCGACGCCGTCAGCAGGACCTGCACCGCCGTCGACGCGAGGGTCCCGACGGTCGTGTAGACCGCCGAGCGCGCGCTCCCCTCGAGTTCTCCGTTCCGAACGAACTCGAGGACGAAGACGGTGCCGAAGAGGCCGGCGAGCAGCCCCAGCGGACCGGTGACGAGCATGAGGACGATCCCGACGACGGCAGCCGCCGCCGTCGTCACCCACGATGCGCCGCCGGCGCGTGCGGCGATCGAGCCGCCGAAGAACTCGACGAGTGCGGTGACGACGGCGATAAAGACGAGGACGGCGAAGGTGAGGGCGCTCAGTTCGGCGAGTCCGGAGCCCCACCAGTAGACGGCGAGACCGGCCAGCGAGAGGAGGCCGCTCGGTACCATCGGGACGGCCGCGCCGACGATTGCACCGACGAGCAACGCGATAGCGACGACGAGAGCGACATCGACCATACCGGGGCGACGACGGACCGCGGCAAAGGCGTACCGCCTTCAGGAGCATCTACGGAGGCCACTGACCGTCACTGTATCCTGATCGCGCGGTAGCCGTATAGCTGTCCGATCAGTACGATACTCGTTTCAGTGGCTACTATAGGCGGACGGCTCCGAACCGGAGATATGACGCACTCTCGCGGGGCGATCATCGTCGGCGCGTCGTCGGGCATCGGAGAAGCGCTGGCCCGGCGACTCGCAGCGGACGGCTACGAGATCGGCCTGACGGCGCGGCGGACGGAACGACTGCGGGCGATCGGCGCGGAACTGCCGACCAAATCGTACGTCGCGACGATGGACGTCACGGAGCTCGAGAACGCTCGAGACGGCTTTTTCGAACTGGCAGAGGCGATGCCATCGGTCGACCTCGTCGTCATCAGCGCCGGGGTCGCGACCGTCAACCGGGACCTCGAGTGGGAGCCCGAGCGGCAGACGGTCGACGTCAACGTGGGCGGCTTCACCGCCGTCGCGACGGCGGCGATGGAATACTTCGAGCGCGATTCGAATACCGCGAGCGAGACCGATGGGCATCTCGTGGGCATCTCTTCGGTCGCGGCTCACATCGGCAACGGTGACGCACCGGCGTACAACGCCTCCAAGGCCTACGTCTCGACGTATCTCGAGGGGCTTCGCTATCGACAGAGCGACCGGGACGCCGACGTGACGATCACGACCATCGAGCCGGGGTTCGTCGACACCAAGCTCTCGCTGGGCGGGTTCTGGGAGTGTTCGCCCGAGACAGCGGCCGAGCAGATCGCTCGAGCGATCCGTAAAGAGCGGAGCCACGCCTACGTGACGCGGCGGTGGCGGGCCGTCGCGTGGGTGCTGGATCTCGCTCCGGAACGGCTGCTCCGGCGGCTCTTCTGAGGCGTTTCCGGAAGCATCCGTCTCGGAGGAGAACTATCAGGGCCGCCCGTTACGGATGCGATTCGCCTCGCGGAGCCCGATCGGAGATCGACCTATTCGTCATTAAACCGCTCCCGAACCTCGAGCGCCGCGTCCGATCCGTAGCGGTCGACCAGCGGGCGAAACGCGTCGCCGAGCGCTCGCATGCACTGGCCCGACGAGTGGTACTTGAGGTGGTTCGCGACCGTCTCCCAGTCGTGACCCTGGAGGGTGCGCAAGACGAGCAACCGTTCCTCGCGGTCCGTCAGGGCGACGGTCTCGGGGTCGTCGACGAGATAGCGGACGACGAGGGCCCTGAACGGTCCGGGATCGACGTCGAACAGCCCCGGCCCGTAGGCGGCACCGGCGACGACCCGCCACTCGTGGTCCGTTATCGAGAGCGGGGGTCCGGCGTCGGCGTCGACGCTTCGGAGGAGCGCTCGAGCGACGTCGGGCGCGAGATCGTCGAGCGCGTCCGAACTGAGCGCGGCGAACCGGCGGGCGAACCAGTCGGCGTGGCGGTCGTGGAGCGCCCGGCCGTCGTCGCTGGTCGGCGCGAGCATGAGCGCAGAGTACTCGCCGCTGGCGTCGTTGCGGGTCGTCGAGACGTGGACCGTCCGATAGCCGTTCTCGCGCCAGAACTCGAGGAGGCCGGGTGTCGCGCCGAAGCCGGTGCCGAGCCAGTCGACTCGCTCGCGGGACCGACGGTCCCGTTCGTCGTCCGAGACGCGGGGCGTCTCGCTGTCGGCGAACTCCTCGCGGATGCGCTCGAGCAGGCGCGAGCCGAGTCCCCGGGAGCGGGCCGCGTGGTGGGTCGCGATCCGGACGACGCGGCGGCCGACGGGTTTGCTCGCCGCCTCGTCGCGCAACTGGCTCGTCAGCACGTCCGGGAGCATGTTGCCGCGAACGCGGCCGCCCTCGTACATCATCGCGCGAGTGTCGGCGGGTAACTCCCCCTCGCGAGCGAGCAGGGCGACGCTGACGACGTGGCCGTCGTGGAGTAACGCGCGCGCCGCGAGATTGGGCGCGTCGAGCAAGCGCGCGAGGTCGTTGGGTTCGGTCCGGTAATGGGCGAGGACGAGCAGCCCGAAGGCCTCCCGGAGCAGTCGGTCGTCCTCGAGCAGGTCGTCGGGCTCGAGCCGTCGATACGTGACCGTCTCGGGCGTCGCGTCGGCCACGAGCGGCTCGACCGGCGGGCGAGCGTCGAGCAGCAGTGCCCGGAAGGCCCACACCTCGACGGGGTCGCCCGCCGCGTAGCGGATCGGCTCGACGAGCGTGCGGTCGGTCACCGCGTGATCGCTCTCAGCGAGTCGGTCCCGGAAGCGGACCGAGAAGCCCCGCCCCGCACCTTCGTAGCCGTGGATCGTCGTCGCGAAGGCGACCCGATCCGCCGCGAGCAGCGACTCGAGCGTCGCGACGGGCAGCGCCGCGGCCTCGTCGACGATGACGACGTCCGCCGATTCGAGCCCCTCGACGGCCGCGGTCGGCTCGAGGAATTCGATCGAGCCGCCGGCAGGCGTCTCGATCCGACGGGAGTCGACGATAGCGGCGTCACCCTCGAGTGCCTCACAGAGTTCTCCCGCTCGGTCGAACAGTTCCGCCGCGTTCCGCGCGGCGGGAGCGGTTACCAGGACGCGCTCGCCCTCGAGGGCGAACGCTCCCGCGGCCAGCCCGGCGGCGCTCGACTTGCCGCGGCCGCGATCGGCCTCGAGCACGACGGCCCGTTCGGGCTCGCGAAGCGACTCGAAGGCGGCGACCGCGTCGACCTGATCGGCCGTGAGACAGGCCTCGTAGGCGGCGGCCGGAAATCGGTGGTCCGGCGGCGGAGTCGGGGTCTCCGTCGCCAGCCGCGGGGCCGGGTCAATCAGGCCGTCGGCCTCGAGCCGATCGGTCTCGAGGTCGACGATCGCGATGCCGCGGTGGGTCCGCAGCGTCTCGACGAGGCGGCGTTTGAACCGGCCGGTGACGTCGGCCAGTTCGAACGGCGGGACGGCGAGCGATTCGTCGAACGCGCCGCGGCGGTCCGGCCACGCCTCGAGCGGCGGCGTCAGCAGGACGAAGAGTCCGCCGCCGTCGACCGCGCCGGTGACTTTGCCGAGCGCGTTCGGCTGGAGTTCCCCGTGGGCGTCGACGGCGATTACGTCCCGCGTGGTCCCGAGGAGGTCGCTCGCGTTGACCTGCGGGAGTTGTTCGCAGCGGAGTCGGTCGTCGGGACCGACAAGCGTCGTCCCGGTGATCGGAACTGAGAGTGCGTCGAGGATCGACTCGAGGGCCTCGTATCCGCGTTCGCGATCGCCGGCGAGAACGAGCAGTCGGCGCTCGTCCGCGCGCTCGGCTTCCTCGCGGAGCGACTCGGCGAGGCCGACGATATCGACGTCCATGTGTTCGGCTTCGGGTCTCGAGAGTAATAGGCAACGGAACGCCGACGCCCGGATCGAAAGTCAGGACCGACCGTCGGCGAAACCGGTCACGGCCGTCGCGAGGAGGGCATGACGGAGGCGTCGGGGCATACGCCCACCATGTGTCGGAACTGAAACATATCTATGGATACCTCGTCACGGCCGTCCTCGAAACCGAGTTCAGTCCAACCGATCCGTCTATGCGGATGGATCGCACGGCTTCGTGCGTTTGAACACGCTTTTAAGGGGGGCAACGCTATTCGAGTGTACACCCTACGCGGGGTTGATGATGCTCCTAGCTTCACAGGACTTCCGCCGGGATCGGCCCGGCACGGGTACCCAGTGCCCGGACGGCAGGGGAGCGCGAGCCCACGTGTAGGAGAGGTGAACAACCAATGTCAGTCTACGTCAATACCGACATCCCAGCCGACCTCGCCGACGACGCTCTCGAGGCGCTCGAGGTCGCACGAGACACAGGACGAGTAAAGAAAGGAACGAACGAAACCACGAAGGCGATCGAGCGCGGCAACGCCGAGCTCGTTTACGTCGCCGAGGACGTCTCTCCCGAAGAGATCGTCATGCACCTTCCCGAACTCGCTGAGGAGAAGGGCATTCCCGTCGTCTTCATCGAGACCCAGGACGACGTCGGCCACGCCGCCGGCCTCGAGGTCGGCTCGGCCGCCGCGGCGATCGTCGACGCCGGTGAGGCAGCAGACGACGTCGAGGACATCGCCGACAAGGTCGAGGACCTCGACTGAGGTGATCAGAGATGAGTGCTGAAGAGGAAGAAAGCGGCTCTACGCCCGCCGAGGTCATCGAGGTCGTCGGCAAGACCGGCATGCACGGCGAAGCCATGCAGGTCAAATGCCGAATCAAGGAGGGCGAGAACCAGGGACGTATCATCACCCGTAACTGTCTCGGGCCGGTCCGCGAAGGGGACGTACTCCAGCTTCGCGAGACCGCCCGCGAGGCCGACTCCATCGGAGGACAATAATGGTCGAGAAACGAACCTGCGACTACACGGGCGAAGAGATCGAACCCGGCACGGGCATCATGTACGTCCAGACGGACGGCACCGTGCTCCACTTCGTCGACTCCAAGGCGGAGAAAAACTTCAAGCTCGGGCGCGAACCGCGCGATCTCGAGTGGACCGAAGAAGGTCGTCGCGGCAAGGGTCCATCGCAGGCCGACACGCCTGCTGACGAGGAAGCCGACCAGACCGAGCAGGTCGAGACCGGCGAAGACGAGGACCTCGAGACGGAATCCGAAGCCGTCGACGAAGATGAGGAAGACGTGCCCGCCGGGGACGAAACCGTCGACGAGACCGAGGAGACCGAGGCCGAGGAAGCATGAGCGATCACGAGCGAACCTTCGTGATGGTCAAGCCCGACGCCTTCGCACGCGGACTGGTAGGCGAAGTCGTCTCTCGACTCGAGGACCGCGGGCTCAAGCTCGTCGGGATCAAGGTCGAGAACATGCCCCGTGCACGGGCGGAAGAACACTACAGCGAACACGAGGACAAGCCGTTCTACGACGACCTCGTGGACTTCATCACCTCGGGACCGGTCGTCCCGATGGTCTGGGAGGGCCAGGACGCGACGCGGCAGGTCCGCCAGATGATCGGCGAGACCGACCCGCTCGAGGCCGACCCCGGAACGATCCGAGGCGACTACGCGCTCGATCTCGGTCGGAACGTCGTTCACGCCGCCGACCACGAGGACGAGGGCGCGAACGAACGCGAAATCGGCATCCACTTCGACGACGACGAGCTGATCGACTACGATCAGCACGACGGCGAGTGGCTCTACGAATAACTCCCTCGACGTACCCTCGGTTCTGACGGATCGGACGTCGACCGGGCTGCGTTGCGACGAGGATGATTCGCTCCATCGATTCTTCTCG containing:
- a CDS encoding glutamate--tRNA ligase, with the translated sequence MEDELRERVEREAEKHALLNAVKHESDAAVGAVMGPLMGDNPDFREHSDAVPGVVGGVVSRVNDLAYEEKRARLEELAPEELAEIEAEEEEDKHDLPDLPNADDYDEIRMRCAPNPNGPWHVGHARMPAVIGTYRERYDGWFCVRFDDTDPETKRPDLEAYDAILEDLDYLGFEPDATYKASDRLETYYDHARELIEMGGAYTCSCSGEAFSELKNSGEACPHREKDQETVLEEFEAMIDGEYSSGELVLRVKTDIEHKNPALRDWVAFRMIDTPHPREEASEYRCWPMLDFQSGVDDHLLEITHIIRGIDLQDSAKRQQFVYDYFGWEYPEVIHWGHVQLDDYDVKMSTSTIAELIEEGKLDGWDDPRAPTLKSLRRRGIRGEAIVEAMTGLGTSTTDVDLAMSSIYANNRDLIDEETDRRFFVRDGNQIPLAGDPPAEANPPLHPNHEERGVREIPVGDSVMLELGDIPDGDESEEQRIWLKGFGCFRFDDGVLRYTGDDIDVVREGGVDVIHWVPADGRVPVRMRTMDGDVTGHAEPGVADLEPDEMVQFERVGFARIDRHDRDEDDEETVAYYAHP
- a CDS encoding carboxypeptidase-like regulatory domain-containing protein, which produces MSNYRRTFLQRTALVGSGLIGAATGVGAADTDSTGATGSARIEGTVTHFGRPVADATVTADENSTRTDESGSYSLEIDRGEYTLSVTAPGYASRSIAVNVADGETVSMDVGLEREWGPGSGDLEVSATPVGGGRTIPCEITVFGDERYGVTAPLGSAPDGENWEKGFQVSEGWWEILVTNAEGYSDGYQEVLVEDGETAFGWVQLAEGDDEIAETGRIDGTVVDETGTPVDGATVWTDGARTAVDDDGEFELELEHGRHRIVTTAAGYERVAGDVQVKFGRTTGLTVTLRSRDSQ
- a CDS encoding DUF456 domain-containing protein, which codes for MVDVALVVAIALLVGAIVGAAVPMVPSGLLSLAGLAVYWWGSGLAELSALTFAVLVFIAVVTALVEFFGGSIAARAGGASWVTTAAAAVVGIVLMLVTGPLGLLAGLFGTVFVLEFVRNGELEGSARSAVYTTVGTLASTAVQVLLTASVLLGFVVAVFVL
- a CDS encoding SDR family NAD(P)-dependent oxidoreductase — its product is MTHSRGAIIVGASSGIGEALARRLAADGYEIGLTARRTERLRAIGAELPTKSYVATMDVTELENARDGFFELAEAMPSVDLVVISAGVATVNRDLEWEPERQTVDVNVGGFTAVATAAMEYFERDSNTASETDGHLVGISSVAAHIGNGDAPAYNASKAYVSTYLEGLRYRQSDRDADVTITTIEPGFVDTKLSLGGFWECSPETAAEQIARAIRKERSHAYVTRRWRAVAWVLDLAPERLLRRLF
- the tmcA gene encoding tRNA(Met) cytidine acetyltransferase TmcA — translated: MDVDIVGLAESLREEAERADERRLLVLAGDRERGYEALESILDALSVPITGTTLVGPDDRLRCEQLPQVNASDLLGTTRDVIAVDAHGELQPNALGKVTGAVDGGGLFVLLTPPLEAWPDRRGAFDESLAVPPFELADVTGRFKRRLVETLRTHRGIAIVDLETDRLEADGLIDPAPRLATETPTPPPDHRFPAAAYEACLTADQVDAVAAFESLREPERAVVLEADRGRGKSSAAGLAAGAFALEGERVLVTAPAARNAAELFDRAGELCEALEGDAAIVDSRRIETPAGGSIEFLEPTAAVEGLESADVVIVDEAAALPVATLESLLAADRVAFATTIHGYEGAGRGFSVRFRDRLAESDHAVTDRTLVEPIRYAAGDPVEVWAFRALLLDARPPVEPLVADATPETVTYRRLEPDDLLEDDRLLREAFGLLVLAHYRTEPNDLARLLDAPNLAARALLHDGHVVSVALLAREGELPADTRAMMYEGGRVRGNMLPDVLTSQLRDEAASKPVGRRVVRIATHHAARSRGLGSRLLERIREEFADSETPRVSDDERDRRSRERVDWLGTGFGATPGLLEFWRENGYRTVHVSTTRNDASGEYSALMLAPTSDDGRALHDRHADWFARRFAALSSDALDDLAPDVARALLRSVDADAGPPLSITDHEWRVVAGAAYGPGLFDVDPGPFRALVVRYLVDDPETVALTDREERLLVLRTLQGHDWETVANHLKYHSSGQCMRALGDAFRPLVDRYGSDAALEVRERFNDE
- the rpl7ae gene encoding 50S ribosomal protein L7Ae; protein product: MSVYVNTDIPADLADDALEALEVARDTGRVKKGTNETTKAIERGNAELVYVAEDVSPEEIVMHLPELAEEKGIPVVFIETQDDVGHAAGLEVGSAAAAIVDAGEAADDVEDIADKVEDLD
- a CDS encoding 30S ribosomal protein S28e, which produces MSAEEEESGSTPAEVIEVVGKTGMHGEAMQVKCRIKEGENQGRIITRNCLGPVREGDVLQLRETAREADSIGGQ
- a CDS encoding 50S ribosomal protein L24e, whose product is MVEKRTCDYTGEEIEPGTGIMYVQTDGTVLHFVDSKAEKNFKLGREPRDLEWTEEGRRGKGPSQADTPADEEADQTEQVETGEDEDLETESEAVDEDEEDVPAGDETVDETEETEAEEA
- the ndk gene encoding nucleoside-diphosphate kinase, which encodes MSDHERTFVMVKPDAFARGLVGEVVSRLEDRGLKLVGIKVENMPRARAEEHYSEHEDKPFYDDLVDFITSGPVVPMVWEGQDATRQVRQMIGETDPLEADPGTIRGDYALDLGRNVVHAADHEDEGANEREIGIHFDDDELIDYDQHDGEWLYE